The Paraburkholderia azotifigens nucleotide sequence CACCACGTATGGGTCGAAGCGCGGGTGCCGGAGGACGTGTCGATCGAACGCGTCAACGTCGAGGATCTGCCCGTTGGTTGGGATGCGCCGGATGTGCAGGCCGCACGCCGTTTTGGCGACCAGTGGATCGAGGAGGCGCGGTCGGCGGTGCTGGTGGTGCCGTCAGTGGTGGCGCGAGCGGAATGCAATGCCGTGGTCAATCCCGCGCATCCGGACGCGGCGCGGCTGGTCGTCTCCACGCCGCAGGCAGTGATGTGGGACGCACGGCTGTTAGCTGGCGGACGCAACGCGTCCCCTGAATAAGCTCACCGTCGTTCCCTGAAAAGACTCACCTCGTCGGACTTACCTTTGGTGTCGCGTCGATCTGCAAGCAAAGGCTCGTTTAACATGGCCAATCAACCGCAACAGCTGACCCTGCCTGTTGTCGCCGACTCCCGTTTTGATCCAGAAGCCAAGATTCACGTGAATCGGCCCGCGGTCGACCTCGTTCTAAAATTGGCGGCATTTGCGAGC carries:
- a CDS encoding RES family NAD+ phosphorylase gives rise to the protein HHVWVEARVPEDVSIERVNVEDLPVGWDAPDVQAARRFGDQWIEEARSAVLVVPSVVARAECNAVVNPAHPDAARLVVSTPQAVMWDARLLAGGRNASPE